The segment ATCCACCTTGCGCAGGCTTTCTTTCGCGCGTTCCGCGAAGTCTTTGGTCACGGATCCATAGCAAAGGTTCCAGTGCAGCTTCAAAAACTCTTCGCCGGTGAGGAATTCGTAGAGGTAAGGACGTTCAGGCAAATAACCGATACGGGTTTTGACTTCATTCCCAATTTCCTGACCAAAAAAACGAATGGTTCCACTGTCAGGGTGAATGAAATCAAAAAGACATTTAATAGTCGTGGTTTTACCCGAACCATTGCTTCCAACGAAGCCTGTTGTTTGACCTTCTCGAAGAGAAAACGAGACATCGCGCAAAACGTGACGGTCTTTTTCAAAAAGACCCCCGCGAAAGGTTTTATTAAGTCCTTCGACTGTTAATGCTGCCATTCTTGCTTAAGGTTTTAGCTCGATATTAAGAGCCTTCACCATCTCCTTAACAGGATCATACTGTTTAGAAGTGGCAGGCATCAAGGTCTGCGTCCCCAAAATTTCAGAATAAATCTTTTTATCTGTCGCTTGATCAAGAATATCAATCAGCGCAAACATCAAAGTATGGGTGATCTTAGGATATTCATCATAGAAATCCTGACGAACACAGAAGGGATCGTTAGGAATCGGTGCACTTTTCCAAATAATGCGGTATTTTTGCTTCGCTCCAAACTGAATCCAAGCGCCTTCTTTACCCTGCTCATCATCACTGAAAACAGCCGCTGCATCGACCTTATGAGCTTCCAATAATTGAACGGATGCACTGTGATTGCCACTGAAAATCACTTCTTTGAAGGACTTGTCATTCAGTCCTTTTTTCTGCAGAGCCACTTTAGGATAAAGATATCCAGAGGAAGACTGCTCATCGACAAAGGCGATGGTTTTACCCTTCAGATCTTCCAACTTTTTAATTTTGGATTTCACCGGAACAATCACCGTCGCATAATAATATGGATGATTCCATACTTTCTTAAGGAGCACTTTGGCTTGAGCTTGCTCTTCCGCGTGTACATAAGTCGATGAAGAGAAGAAAGCAAAATCCACTTTTTTCGTCTTCATCGCCTCAACCAAGCCAGCATAGTTTTTGGAAACGTAAATGTTCACGGGAATATTGATCTTCGCTTGAAGCTCTTTTGCCAAAGCCAAACCCTGCTCGCGTAAAATCTCGGGATTGCCACCAGGAATCACACCAATAGTGATTTCCGAAGGAGCTTTTTCCACAGCAGCCACCAAAGTTTGAGCTTGAGCGCTGGAAAAGAAGAGAACCGATGCTAGTGCGAGAAGAGTTTGCTTAATCAAAATGCCTCCATCGAAGGTAACGCTTCGACTGATGATGACTCATTTCTGGCATTTTTCAAGGCAAGAACAAAGGCCTCGGCCGCATCACTTTCAGTGAGGCATGGAATATTGTAGTCCGTGCAAGCTCGACGAATGTCGAAGCTGGCTTCAATAGCACGGCGACCTGAAGTCGTGTTAACTACAAAGGCCACCTCTCCCGAACGAATTTTATCCACACAATGAGGACGCCCCTCATCCACCTTCTTCAAGGACAGGCAGTTGACTCCTTTATCGTTGAAGAAGGACGCGGTTCCGGTGGTCGCAGAAACTCCGTAGCCCATACGCTGAAGTTCACGCGCCAATGGCAACATCATATCCTTGTCTTTATCTCTGAGTGAGAAGAAGACCTGACCTGATTTTGGAAGTCTTATGTTACTTGAAAGAAAGGCCTTCGCTAAAGCTTCGGAGTAGTCCTTGCCTCGCCCCATGCTTTCACCCGTAGACTTCATCTCTGGCCCTAGAATCGAATCTGCTTCAGGGAACTTCTTGAACGGAAACACCACACCTTTTACGGAAACCGCCGGCGCGTTTCTCCAATTCAAACCTTCGAGATGAAGATCTTTCTTTTTCTTGCCCAACATCGCCGCCACGCCCAAATCAATCAGTGGAATGCCTGTCGCTTTTGCCACGAAGGGAACCGAACGTGAACTTCTTGGATTGGCTTCGAGAATATAAACGATATCATTTTTTACGGCCAATTGAAGATTGAGATGCCCGATCACACCAATGCGATTTGCCAGCTGAATACTTAGGTCTTCGATACGCGCCGAAGTTTCTGGCTTCAAACGTTGCGGCGGAAGAACCCCCATCGAATCGCCGGAGTGCACTCCCGCAGCTTCGATATGCTCAACCACGCCACCAATCAGAGTCCAATCGTCTCCGCGCACCAAATCCACATCCACTTCCAAAGCACCGGCCAGGAATTGATCCATCATGCAAGGTTTGTCGGGTGAAATATAATCTGCGTGTCTTTGGAAGTAAGAAATCAGCTCATCGCGATTTTCAATCACCTCCATGCGGCGACCGCCCAAAACATAACTTGGACGGCAGATCATGGGATAATCCACTTTTTTTTCATTCATCAAAGCGTCTTCCAAGGAACCTGACATCGCAGAATTTGGAATCGCAAAATTCAGTTCTTGGCAAATCTTCGTGAACAAACCGCGATCTTCCGCCAAATCAATTGTGGCCAAGGAAGATCCAAGAAGTTGATAGCCGGCCTTCACCAAATCAGGTGCAATGTTAATCGGGGTTTGCCCACCCAATTGAGCAACAAAGCCTCGAGGCTTCATAAAGCGCATGATTTCGATCAAACTCTCAGCCGTCAAAGGCTCGAAGAATAAGACATCAGATGTGTCGTAGTCGGTCGAAACGGTTTCTGGGTTTGAATTCACCATAACAACTTTGCTGCCATTTTTTTGGAATGCCTTTACGCCGCGGACACAGCTGTAGTCGAACTCAATCCCCTGACCGATGCGATTCGGACCGCTACCGATAATAACAACAGCGTCCTTTGCCTCAATCGAAGCTGAAACCGTCGACCAGTAAGATGAATAGAAGTAAGGCGTCGAAGACTCAAACTCTCCAGCACAAGTATCCACTTGGAGGTAACTAGGGAAAAGTTTGTTTTTTTCTCGCAGCTCACGCATTTGAATTTCAGTTTTACCAACCAAAAAACCCAACCGGGCATCCGTGAATCCTTTGCGCTTCCCTGTTCTTAAAAGGTCTTGATTGTCTTCGTTAAATTCATTTTTGAATTTTTTCTCAAACTTAATCAGACCTTCAATTTGCTCTAAGAAATAGGGATTAATGCCGGTCAGTTCTTCAATCTCTGCCACGGTTTTTCCATCACGGAACGCTTGGAAAAGATGATAGATACGATGACTGTTGGGATAGGAAACTTTGCCGATCTC is part of the Bdellovibrio svalbardensis genome and harbors:
- the phnD gene encoding phosphate/phosphite/phosphonate ABC transporter substrate-binding protein; the protein is MIKQTLLALASVLFFSSAQAQTLVAAVEKAPSEITIGVIPGGNPEILREQGLALAKELQAKINIPVNIYVSKNYAGLVEAMKTKKVDFAFFSSSTYVHAEEQAQAKVLLKKVWNHPYYYATVIVPVKSKIKKLEDLKGKTIAFVDEQSSSGYLYPKVALQKKGLNDKSFKEVIFSGNHSASVQLLEAHKVDAAAVFSDDEQGKEGAWIQFGAKQKYRIIWKSAPIPNDPFCVRQDFYDEYPKITHTLMFALIDILDQATDKKIYSEILGTQTLMPATSKQYDPVKEMVKALNIELKP
- the carB gene encoding carbamoyl-phosphate synthase large subunit; its protein translation is MPRSNNVNRANIRKVLIIGSGPIVIGQACEFDYSGTQACKALMQEGLEVILVNSNPATIMTDPEVATRVYVEPLKVDYLEKIIDKERPDAVIPTLGGQTALNLALELHAKGILQKYKVQLLGATPEVIKAGEDREIFRGLLDKIGAGYPKSHLVRTFEHGLQVADDLGYPMILRPNYTLGGGGGGIAYSPEEYKKMLVGALHESPTSEVLVEESILGWKEYELEVMRDYKGTFVVVCSIENLDPCGVHTGDSITVAPQQTLSDHEYQAMRDEACKIINEVGIQTGGANIQFAVHPKTRQRVVIEMNPRVSRSSALASKATGFPIAKIAALLCLGYSLEELKNDITKVTPSCYEPALDYVVIKIPRFAFEKFQGSKDSLTTQMKSVGEVMGIGRTLQESLMKALSSLEKDPQAISEVELEIGKVSYPNSHRIYHLFQAFRDGKTVAEIEELTGINPYFLEQIEGLIKFEKKFKNEFNEDNQDLLRTGKRKGFTDARLGFLVGKTEIQMRELREKNKLFPSYLQVDTCAGEFESSTPYFYSSYWSTVSASIEAKDAVVIIGSGPNRIGQGIEFDYSCVRGVKAFQKNGSKVVMVNSNPETVSTDYDTSDVLFFEPLTAESLIEIMRFMKPRGFVAQLGGQTPINIAPDLVKAGYQLLGSSLATIDLAEDRGLFTKICQELNFAIPNSAMSGSLEDALMNEKKVDYPMICRPSYVLGGRRMEVIENRDELISYFQRHADYISPDKPCMMDQFLAGALEVDVDLVRGDDWTLIGGVVEHIEAAGVHSGDSMGVLPPQRLKPETSARIEDLSIQLANRIGVIGHLNLQLAVKNDIVYILEANPRSSRSVPFVAKATGIPLIDLGVAAMLGKKKKDLHLEGLNWRNAPAVSVKGVVFPFKKFPEADSILGPEMKSTGESMGRGKDYSEALAKAFLSSNIRLPKSGQVFFSLRDKDKDMMLPLARELQRMGYGVSATTGTASFFNDKGVNCLSLKKVDEGRPHCVDKIRSGEVAFVVNTTSGRRAIEASFDIRRACTDYNIPCLTESDAAEAFVLALKNARNESSSVEALPSMEAF
- a CDS encoding ABC transporter ATP-binding protein; the encoded protein is MAALTVEGLNKTFRGGLFEKDRHVLRDVSFSLREGQTTGFVGSNGSGKTTTIKCLFDFIHPDSGTIRFFGQEIGNEVKTRIGYLPERPYLYEFLTGEEFLKLHWNLCYGSVTKDFAERAKESLRKVDLLEAKDRRLRTYSKGMLQRVGIAQAILTRPDLLILDEPMSGLDPDGRAMVKDILREEQKRGMTLFFSSHLLQDMEELCSDLVVINKGQILYKGDLPTFMSEFQSLEKAFQVLKNKGAMDV